The following coding sequences are from one Camarhynchus parvulus chromosome 1, STF_HiC, whole genome shotgun sequence window:
- the ANGPTL5 gene encoding angiopoietin-related protein 5 encodes MNHHFRVTSFICLNIFLLGLGETVINNGEPCSPKDTRNVGAVEEPLQAEEKNKSADISKQNEQCLVPCDAQAKILRGDKHYMCRNLQNSLAEYARSTKKLVRDMMGDQQSSLDYLSNQVNELMNKLVLLNTVILRKHLDPLPYKAVQSHGLDCTHIKDTVGSVSKTPSGLYIIHPEGSNYPFEVLCDMDFRGGGWTVVQKRTDGIVQFQRTWSEYLDGFGDLTGEFWLGLRKIFDIVNQKATHFSLYVDLESENDKHAYASYNGFWIEDESCYFKIHLGHYSGNAGDAFRGYRREDNQNSMPFSTFDVDNDGCRPMCTVKGQPVKSCSNFSDNTGWWFNKCGLANLNGVHRYRGRFLATGIHWDTWTMNKKPVKIKSVSMKIRRTNYPYFH; translated from the exons ATGAACCACCACTTTAGGGTAACTTCATTTATttgtcttaatatttttttgctcGGTTTAGGAGAGACTGTTATAAATAATGGCGAACCTTGTTCACCTAAG GACACAAGGAATGTTGGAGCTGTGGAGGAACCACTccaggcagaagagaaaaataagtctgcagatatttcaaaacaaaacgAACAATGCCTTGTACCATGTGATGCTCAAGCTAAAATTTTACGAGGGGACAAACATTACATGTGCA gaaatttGCAGAACTCTCTTGCTGAATATGCCAGAAGTACAAAAAAACTGGTAAGAGACATGATGGGTGATCAACAGTCTTCGCTGGATTACCTTTCTAATCAg GTAAATGAACTCATGAACAAACTTGTTCTTTTGAACACAGTAATTTTGAGAAAACATCTGGATCCACTTCCTTATAAAGCAGTTCAATCTCATG GTTTGGACTGCACTCATATTAAAGATACTGTTGGTTCAGTTTCAAAAACTCCAAGTGGTCTGTATATTATTCATCCAGAAGGATCAAATTATCCTTTTGAg GTTTTGTGTGACATGGATTTTCGAGGAGGTGGATGGACTGTGGTTCAGAAAAGAACTGATGGAATTGTTCAGTTTCAGAGAACATGGTCTGAATATCTGGATGGATTTGGTGACCTTACTg GAGAATTTTGGCTTGGACTGAGGAAGATTTTTGACATCGTAAATCAAAAGGCCACTCATTTCAGTCTTTATGTGGATTTGGAATCAGAAAATGACAAGCATGCCTATGCATCATATAATGGATTTTGGATAGAGGATGAATCATGTTATTTTAAGATCCATTTGGGGCATTATTCAGGAAATGCTG GCGATGCATTTAGAGGATATAGAAGAGAAGATAACCAAAATTCCATGCCTTTCAGCACTTTTGATGTTGATAATGATGGATGCAGGCCAATGTGCACTGTTAAAGGACAGCCAGTAAAGAGCTGCAGTAACTTCAGTGATAACACCGGATGGTGGTTTAACAAGTGTGGCCTTGCAAATCTTAATGGTGTTCATCGCTACAGAGGTAGATTCCTTGCAACTGGCATTCACTGGGATACATGGACAATGAACAAAAAACCAGtcaaaattaaatcagtttCAATGAAAATTCGGAGAACCAATTATCCATATTTCCATTAA